The following coding sequences lie in one Myxococcus xanthus genomic window:
- the recA gene encoding recombinase RecA yields MAVNQEKEKAIELAMSAVERQFGKGSIMRLGNDEPLMRDVQAIPTGSISLDIALGVGGVPKGRIIEIFGPESSGKTTLCLHIVAEAQKRGGICGYVDAEHALDVGYARKLGVRTDDLLLSQPDTGEQALEIAEMLVRSGAIDVLVVDSVAALVPKAELEGEMGDAHMGVQARLMSQALRKLTGTISKSQTCVIFINQIRMKIGVMFGNPETTTGGNALKFYASQRLDIRRIGAIKNGDNVVGSRTRVKVVKNKVAPPFKEVEFDIMYGTGISREGDLIDLASNENIVEKSGSWFSFNGERIGQGRENVKDYLREHPEIAKDIEGRVLEKYGIGKSGAPVAAVPDESAPAEGGSEKRGRVKAVK; encoded by the coding sequence ATGGCCGTGAATCAGGAGAAGGAAAAGGCGATCGAACTGGCGATGTCCGCGGTGGAGCGCCAGTTCGGCAAGGGGTCCATCATGCGGCTCGGCAACGACGAGCCGCTGATGCGAGACGTTCAGGCCATCCCGACGGGCTCCATCTCGCTGGACATCGCCCTGGGCGTGGGTGGCGTGCCCAAGGGCCGCATCATCGAAATCTTCGGGCCGGAGTCGTCCGGTAAGACGACGCTGTGTCTCCACATCGTCGCCGAGGCGCAGAAGCGCGGCGGCATCTGCGGCTACGTGGACGCGGAGCACGCGCTGGACGTGGGCTACGCGCGCAAGCTGGGCGTGCGCACCGATGACCTGCTGCTGAGCCAGCCGGACACCGGTGAGCAGGCGCTGGAAATCGCGGAGATGCTGGTGCGCTCGGGCGCCATCGACGTGCTGGTGGTGGACTCGGTGGCCGCGCTCGTGCCGAAGGCGGAACTCGAGGGTGAGATGGGCGACGCGCACATGGGTGTGCAGGCCCGCCTCATGAGCCAGGCGCTCCGCAAGCTGACGGGCACCATCTCCAAGAGCCAGACGTGCGTCATCTTCATCAACCAGATCCGCATGAAGATTGGCGTGATGTTCGGCAACCCGGAGACGACCACGGGCGGTAACGCGCTGAAGTTCTACGCGTCGCAGCGCCTGGACATCCGCCGCATCGGCGCCATCAAGAATGGCGACAACGTGGTGGGCAGCCGCACCCGCGTGAAGGTGGTGAAGAACAAGGTCGCGCCGCCGTTCAAGGAAGTCGAGTTCGACATCATGTACGGCACGGGCATCTCCCGTGAGGGCGACCTCATCGACCTCGCCTCCAACGAGAACATCGTGGAGAAGAGCGGCAGCTGGTTCTCCTTCAATGGTGAGCGCATCGGCCAGGGCCGGGAGAACGTGAAGGACTACCTGCGCGAGCACCCGGAGATTGCCAAGGACATCGAAGGCCGCGTGCTGGAGAAGTACGGCATCGGCAAGTCGGGTGCGCCCGTCGCCGCGGTGCCGGACGAGTCCGCGCCGGCCGAAGGTGGCAGCGAGAAGCGCGGCCGCGTGAAGGCCGTGAAGTAG
- a CDS encoding alkaline phosphatase D family protein has translation MFPAEWKSALDSRPCYPTRATRSPALFDRFKRRSFLQAVVAVAATTAFGCSDDETTSDAGEKYFPQSVCSGDPRPDSVVLWVRAVDPDNASANTQVRLEVSTSESFSSLVLDQQFTAQAQFDHALKVKVTNLSARTTYYYRFTIDANGQKHSTVTGRTRTAPAAGDDVPVKFVFASCQDYIGRYYNAWQHLLQLNEDLDFVVFLGDYVYETTGDASFQSVDGRGIVFSEPEKALRQGTGLTAFYAANSLSNYRDLYKTLRTDKVIQQVHERYPFIITWDDHEFSDDCWGDVATYTDERTNEKQTERRRNAEQAFFEYIPMDHGASNAGAIDINAVVSQPTRIYRDFEFGRNLKLLVTDTRTYRPDHLIPEDAYPGKVAVPAEQLAMVLPTLPEAVQAQLQSDMFAYVDIDAAELAPYKQILTGVYVQQAVAAGLTPEEASVKAASWVSGGLALFYVNQVLNAVNQARVAAGESAVPLIPVTGTPRGLAFAHMGKTGLFGIQGSRYVVVKPIFDLYAAIKYMGSAGASEGIFGNEQQAWLQESVAEATNAWKIIVSSISLTSMVFKLSDKADVPDPTLRQDFYFNVDQWDGFPTKKQEFLKFLRDNQVRNAMFISGDIHASFASVESGIPALTTPAISSGSIKELAGLAVIGAGFSTGSTVYRYIVAELDKSLKEAHPGMAFVDGDAHGFVVLEVGGTEAKAAFHLIPGTEIAKDYSLRQPSELTAKFTRRDFVIKDGTITSA, from the coding sequence ATGTTTCCTGCTGAGTGGAAGAGCGCTCTAGACTCGCGGCCCTGTTACCCAACCCGCGCAACCCGGAGTCCCGCCTTGTTCGACCGATTCAAACGCCGCAGTTTCCTCCAGGCCGTCGTCGCCGTTGCAGCGACCACTGCGTTCGGATGTTCCGACGACGAGACGACGTCGGATGCGGGCGAGAAGTACTTCCCGCAGTCCGTGTGCTCGGGTGATCCGCGTCCGGACAGCGTGGTGCTGTGGGTGCGGGCGGTGGACCCGGACAACGCGAGCGCGAACACGCAGGTGCGGCTGGAGGTCTCCACCAGCGAGTCGTTCAGCAGCCTGGTGCTGGACCAGCAGTTCACCGCGCAGGCGCAGTTCGACCATGCGCTGAAGGTGAAGGTCACCAACCTGTCGGCGCGCACGACGTACTACTACCGCTTCACCATCGACGCGAACGGTCAGAAGCACTCCACGGTGACGGGCCGCACCCGCACCGCGCCGGCCGCGGGCGACGACGTGCCGGTGAAGTTCGTCTTCGCCAGCTGCCAGGACTACATCGGCCGTTACTACAACGCGTGGCAGCACCTGCTGCAGCTCAACGAGGACCTCGACTTCGTCGTGTTCCTGGGCGACTACGTCTACGAGACGACGGGCGACGCGTCGTTCCAGTCCGTGGACGGGCGCGGCATCGTCTTCAGCGAGCCGGAGAAGGCGCTCCGCCAGGGCACGGGCCTGACGGCGTTCTACGCGGCCAACTCGCTGTCCAACTACCGCGACCTCTACAAGACCCTGCGCACGGACAAGGTCATCCAGCAGGTGCACGAGCGCTACCCGTTCATCATCACGTGGGATGACCACGAGTTCTCCGACGACTGCTGGGGCGACGTCGCCACGTACACGGACGAGCGCACCAACGAGAAGCAGACCGAGCGCCGCCGCAACGCGGAGCAGGCCTTCTTCGAGTACATCCCCATGGACCACGGCGCGAGCAACGCGGGCGCCATCGACATCAACGCCGTGGTGTCCCAGCCGACGCGCATCTACCGCGACTTCGAGTTCGGCCGGAACCTGAAGCTGCTGGTGACGGACACGCGTACCTACCGTCCGGACCACCTCATCCCCGAGGACGCGTACCCGGGCAAGGTGGCGGTGCCGGCCGAGCAGCTGGCCATGGTGCTGCCGACGCTGCCGGAGGCCGTCCAGGCGCAGCTGCAGTCCGACATGTTCGCCTACGTGGACATCGACGCCGCGGAGCTGGCGCCCTACAAGCAGATCCTCACGGGCGTGTACGTGCAGCAGGCCGTCGCCGCCGGGCTCACGCCGGAAGAGGCGTCCGTGAAGGCCGCCTCCTGGGTCTCCGGTGGGCTGGCGCTGTTCTACGTCAACCAGGTGCTGAACGCCGTCAACCAGGCGCGCGTGGCGGCGGGTGAGTCGGCCGTGCCGCTCATCCCCGTGACGGGCACGCCGCGCGGCCTGGCCTTCGCGCACATGGGCAAGACGGGCCTCTTCGGCATCCAGGGCTCGCGCTACGTCGTGGTGAAGCCCATCTTCGACCTGTACGCGGCCATCAAGTACATGGGCTCGGCGGGGGCCTCGGAGGGCATCTTCGGCAACGAGCAGCAGGCGTGGCTCCAGGAGTCGGTGGCGGAGGCGACCAACGCGTGGAAGATCATCGTCTCCTCGATTTCGCTCACCTCCATGGTGTTCAAGCTGAGCGACAAGGCGGACGTCCCGGACCCCACGCTGCGCCAGGACTTCTACTTCAACGTCGACCAGTGGGACGGCTTCCCCACGAAGAAGCAGGAGTTCTTGAAGTTCCTGCGCGACAACCAGGTGCGGAACGCGATGTTCATCTCCGGCGACATCCACGCGTCCTTCGCGTCCGTGGAGTCCGGCATCCCCGCGCTGACGACGCCGGCCATCTCCTCCGGCTCCATCAAGGAGCTGGCGGGCCTGGCCGTCATCGGCGCGGGCTTCTCCACCGGCAGCACGGTGTACCGGTACATCGTGGCGGAGCTGGACAAGTCGCTGAAGGAAGCGCACCCCGGCATGGCGTTCGTGGACGGTGATGCCCACGGCTTCGTGGTGCTGGAGGTCGGCGGCACCGAGGCGAAGGCGGCCTTCCACCTCATCCCGGGCACGGAAATCGCCAAGGACTACTCGCTGCGCCAGCCCTCCGAGCTGACGGCGAAGTTCACCCGCCGCGACTTCGTCATCAAGGACGGCACCATCACCTCCGCCTGA
- a CDS encoding GNAT family N-acetyltransferase, producing MLPGAPVSDVRLVPARPEHVDFWLDMRAAPGARRFVDTEDDTRELLLRRILEAGALGEPRARSFRWFVESDGELVGTVSARDLSRAHGRIELGYMMADSHHGRGLGSRAVGLMLEQLFTLPYLQRVWLLTLAENTGSQGVARKLGFTMEGTLRGHCLFQGQRRDQQLWGLLRPEWDARRAAFVAG from the coding sequence ATGTTGCCCGGTGCTCCCGTTTCCGATGTCCGACTCGTTCCCGCCCGGCCGGAGCACGTGGACTTCTGGCTGGACATGCGGGCGGCCCCCGGCGCGCGGCGCTTCGTCGACACGGAGGACGACACGCGGGAGCTGCTCCTGCGGCGCATCCTGGAGGCGGGCGCGCTGGGTGAGCCGCGGGCGCGGAGCTTCCGGTGGTTCGTGGAGTCGGACGGAGAGCTCGTGGGGACGGTGTCCGCGCGGGATTTGTCGCGCGCGCACGGCCGCATCGAGCTGGGCTACATGATGGCGGATTCGCACCACGGCCGGGGCCTAGGCTCACGCGCGGTGGGGCTGATGCTGGAGCAGTTGTTCACGTTGCCCTACCTCCAGCGAGTGTGGCTGCTGACGCTGGCGGAGAACACGGGCTCTCAGGGCGTGGCGCGCAAGCTGGGCTTCACGATGGAAGGCACCCTGCGTGGGCACTGCCTGTTCCAGGGTCAACGCAGGGACCAGCAACTCTGGGGCCTGCTGCGCCCGGAGTGGGACGCCCGGCGCGCCGCGTTCGTCGCGGGCTGA